AAGCTTCTTTTACAATACCTTTAATTTCACTAGCCTTTGATATTCTTAATCCTTTTATTCCATAAACCTCTGCCAATTTAATAAAATCCGGATTATACTTAATAACAGTAGATGTAGCTTTGCCTAAAAAGGTTTTATCCTGAAATTGTTTAACTAAACCCAGGGTATTATTTTTTAATATAAATATTTTTACTGGCAAATTATACGCCACTGCAGTACCTAATTCTTGCATATTCATTTGAAAACTTCCATCGCCAGTTATGTTTATTACTTGAGCATCTTTTTTAGCATATTTAGCTGCTATAGCTGCCGGTAAACCATATCCCATATTTCCAAGTCCACCAGAAGTTAAATTAGTTCTTGTATATCTATATTTATAAAATTGTGCCGTCCACATTTGATTTTGACCAACATCTGATGTAATTATAGCCTTTCCATTGGTTAAGTTACTTATTTCTTTTATTATGTACTGTGGTCTTACTTTATCATATTCATCAGATAATCTATATTCTCTATCTAAATTAAATTTATATTTTAATTCTGATATATAATCAAGCCATTTTTTTGTATCTATATTAATTTCATTTAATCTATCTATAATTAGTTTTAATACTTCTTTCACATCTCCATTAATAGCTAAATTAGTTTTAACTGTATTATTTATTTCTGCCTTATCCACATCAACATGAATTATAAATTTACCTTCTTGAAACTTATTAATCTCTGTTCCTATAGCTCTTACATCAAATCTATTTCCTAAAGCTATTATTAAATCTGCTTCTGCCAAAATTTTATTGCAAGCTCTACTTCCATAGCATCCCATAAAGCCTAATGCCAATTTGCTATTCAAATCAAAGCTACCAAGTCCCATTAAAGTATTTGCCACCGGTATTTGTGATTTTTCTGCCAATACTTTAAGTTCATTTTCTGCATTGCCTAAAATAACACCACCACCTGCAATTATAACAGGTTTACTACTTAAATTTATTTTTTGTATTAGTAAGTTTATTTTTTTTTGTTCTACAATACTTCTTTTTTCTATTATATCTACCCTATTTAATATATCAAGCTTCTGTAACATACTTCTCTGAACATCCATAGGAATATCTATTAAAACCGGTCCCGGCCTTCCTTCTCTTGCAATTCTAAATGCCTCATCAATAACCTGGTTTACATCCTCCGGTTTTGTTATCATACAAGACCATTTTGTAATTGGCTTTACAATATTGACTATATCAACCTCCTGAAACCCTATTTGTCTTGTTTTTTTTATTCCTTTTAATGATCCTGTACCAACCTGACCCGTTATAGCGACTAATGGTATTGAATCAAAATAAGCATTTGCAATACCCGTAACTAGGTTAGTTGCCCCAGGACCTACTGTAGCCATACACACTCCAACTTCACCTGTAACTCTAGCATAAGCATCTGCCATAAGAGAAGCCGCCTGATCATTTCTAGTAACTACTAAATCTATAGTTCCATCTAATTTTACAGCATCAAGAATTGGTGCTACATTTCCACCCGGGTATTCAAAAATTACCTTACATTTATTTTCTTTTAATTTATTGGCAATCATTTTA
This window of the Clostridium kluyveri DSM 555 genome carries:
- the ilvB gene encoding biosynthetic-type acetolactate synthase large subunit, which gives rise to MINISKMIANKLKENKCKVIFEYPGGNVAPILDAVKLDGTIDLVVTRNDQAASLMADAYARVTGEVGVCMATVGPGATNLVTGIANAYFDSIPLVAITGQVGTGSLKGIKKTRQIGFQEVDIVNIVKPITKWSCMITKPEDVNQVIDEAFRIAREGRPGPVLIDIPMDVQRSMLQKLDILNRVDIIEKRSIVEQKKINLLIQKINLSSKPVIIAGGGVILGNAENELKVLAEKSQIPVANTLMGLGSFDLNSKLALGFMGCYGSRACNKILAEADLIIALGNRFDVRAIGTEINKFQEGKFIIHVDVDKAEINNTVKTNLAINGDVKEVLKLIIDRLNEINIDTKKWLDYISELKYKFNLDREYRLSDEYDKVRPQYIIKEISNLTNGKAIITSDVGQNQMWTAQFYKYRYTRTNLTSGGLGNMGYGLPAAIAAKYAKKDAQVINITGDGSFQMNMQELGTAVAYNLPVKIFILKNNTLGLVKQFQDKTFLGKATSTVIKYNPDFIKLAEVYGIKGLRISKASEIKGIVKEALNYDGTVIVECYIDSNELAIPEIEGGHYIDDQYPYNS